TCTAATATTACTACAATGTTAATTAGTCAATAGTTAAGTTGTTACAATATGTCTGTTGCTCTTTTCAGGCTTTGCAGCTGAAAAAGGGTTTGTAAAGCTTGTATATATGTTTGGTTCTCAGCATGAGAACTGGGAAGAGTCAAATATGGCAGATAGAAGCCCTATGACCGACACCTCCACAGATGTGGATCCAGATGATCAAAATCGAAGGGTAATTTATCTTACAGAAAAACATCACATAAGTTCCCGCTTAAATAGATGCATGTTTCTTTTCTCTTAGCTGGAACCAAGTGTTCAAGACCAGGATTAACAGTTGCAGGGCTGTAGCTGCTGTTTCAGCATGCATAATTTTTTATCAATTACCCTCACCTTTTATATTTTAGAAGGAGATATTTTTAATGTGTGGGACTTCTCATTATTTCTAGCACAACCTTTTCTTGCTTTAATCGTGGCCTTATGCTGCACTAATAAAGAGCCCTCACTTTAGGCCTTCTGTGTGCAGTTTGACAGAGATCAATCCGGTGCTATTGTGCTGGTTGCTGATTCCCACGATGGATCAAAAGATAAACCTTTGGACCAGAAGGTATGCAATTTATTGTATATTTTAACCAGAGACGCTAAGGTCGTGCTAAGTTGAACTTTACTGAAACTGTAGACTCTACGGAGACTTGCTCAAAATCGGGAAGCTGCCAGGAAGAGCCGATTGAGGAAAAAAGTAAGTTCTCTCCTGAAATTAGATCTTCTCGCGTGTAGCAAAGTTTCTGTTTTATTGATTAAGAGCTGTGGGGCACTGTCACATTCTACATGATACATTAGTTATATAATGATCTATTTATATTTAAAGCTGATGGCAGAAGCTTTAAGTCACTATCTCACTTATGTGGCAGGCTTATGTACAACAGCTGGAAAGTAGTCGGCTGAAGTTGACCCAACTTGAACAAGAGGTCCAGCAGGCACACCCGCAGGTCTTTTTCTCGGCCCATGTCTTACTAATATTTACCATCTTCAGTAGTGGTGTAATATTCTAAATTGGTCTGGTTAAGAATTTGTTATTCTATTGTAGGGTGGTTCAACCTTGACTTCAGGAGATCAATCCCATGCAACAGGTGAGAGTGACTGTCTAGTCCGTCTTCTGATCAGCTGCTTTAGGATATGTCTCTCTttagtgtgtgtgtttgtatTTATTTATCATACCATTAGCTTTTACTGATTGGTCTTGTGATTCTATAATTGATTACATTGTCAGGGGCCCTGGCATTTGATGTGGAATATGCACGATGGATGGGAGAGCAAAACAGGCAAATAAATGAGCTGAGAGCTGCTGTTAATTCATATGCAAGTGACAATGACCTTCAAACTGTGGTTGGAAATGTCACTGCACATTTTGATGAAGTTTTTAAGCTTAAAGGTACTGCAGCAAAGGCTGACGTCTTCCATATTTTGTCGGGAATGTGGAAAACACCTGCAGAGCGTTGTTTTATGTGGATTGGCGGCTTTCGTTCATCTGAACTTTTAAAGGTAAGGTTCTTAGTTCTGTCCATTGCCAACATAGGATTCCAAGGTTAATGTCCCCATCAGCCTATTTAATTTATCATTGTAAGTGCTGTGAAGACTTTGAGGTGAGAAGTAAAGAAGTACCTGAAGCCTGAAGGTTTAACTGCACCCTTGCAGTTGTATTTGTCTgattcaccccccccccccaaaCATTTTGTTAGCGCAGCGCTAGGAATTTCTCATTTTTTTGATAGATCGTGTCAGCCAAGTAGCATAGTGTCTGAGCTGAAGTATGTGATAATATTCTTGTATTGTTTACGTCAAGTACTGTCTTCTATGTAGTTTTCCTTAAAAATAAAGTCTTGACTTGAGAAAAGGACCTTCTTATCGCAATTTGGGGTTAACAGGCCCAAAAATTTGCAACTTAATAAAGGCCCAAAAATTTGCAACTCAATAAAGGACCTTTTTATCACAAAATATTGCACAAAAATGCGCCTATGTACAAGAATACAAATTTGTAGCTGACTAGCTTTAATTTTGAGAGACACGGTCTGACCCACGTGCTTGCCATTCGGTGGGTCCCTACAAGTGTGAGTGTAAGTTCACAAATGCAAAATAAACTTGTGTGGACTGTTTCCCGTTCTCCTGAAAATCACCTAAAACGCATTGTACGTGTTTCTGATCAATTCTTTTTTGTTGAAACAACATGGCAGCATAAAATGTAATAATGATTTATTATTTTTCGTTTCTTGTAAACGTATTATAAAGCTGCGTTTCCCGGTGATGCAAAAGGCCATTTTGTGGTTTGTGATTTTTTGGGCATTTTTATTCTGAATTCTGATTAAAAGGGCCAATACCCCTTGTTCTTTCCTTCAATAGATGAACACGTTTTATTCTGTAATATTTATAAGATTGCAAAATGACCTTATTACATTTCAGACTGTGTTTTATTTTATAGGGTTCAACatctttattttttttttctaaatcaATTTGATGATGATGCAGCTTCTTATGAATCAGTTAGAGCCTCTAACTGAGCAACAGCTGGAAGGCATATATAATTTGCAACAAACATCACAGCAGGCCGAAGATGCTCTCTCACAGGGGATGGAAGCATTGCAGCAATCACTTTCGGAGACATTAGCGAGTGGCTCCTCGAGCACACCCGGATCCTCTGGAAATGTTGCAAACTATATGGGCCAAATGGCAATGGCCATGGGGAAGTTGGGGACTCTTGAAAGTTTTCTTCGCCAGGTATTATCTTTTCGTCATGTTCTTATATTTTGAGTTCTAATTCCAGACTTTCCAGTTATTGTGTTCTTGGTTTGATGTAAACTTACAATAATATTTCAGAGTGTCACTTCCTCGTTTTATGACTGTTCTTATCCTCTACCCCCTCCGTCCCATCCAAttgtatatatttttttaaatgcttgacacacattttaaggtggatataaagtatacttccataatttttttttgatttttttttgttataAACTTTAAACAACAAATTTTTAttcagaagaaaaaaaaatttaaaaaactaTTTTACGGAACTATACTTTAAAGGAGCCTTAAAATGCGTGACAAGCCCCCGTCTCCCAATATATACTACCTAGGGGGACCGGGAGTTCTGTCGTGGTCTTGGAATTACACAGTCCGTGTTTAAAACATCGATgtaatcttttaaaaatcattgtTTATGTCTTTGCTCTTTCCATCCATCCTTAGTCCTAGAAGtaatattttcatgttaaaattGATGGTAATCTAATAGCTTAGGTAGTTGTACACTCGTACTCTTGAAGGACCGACCCAAAAAAGTGGAGAGATGTCTTGTTGTTTAAGTTAGCTTTCTGCTCAGCATGTATAACAACTTACAAAGTGAAGAACTGTAGTTCAGGAGACTTTAGATTAAGAGCATGTGTTCTTTATAATTAAGTATCATTTTACTGCTTATTTCTTTAATTATGCATGTTTTCACATATTTTTTTCGGGACTCACACGGATTGCTAGTCCCTTGATAGGTTTCACAAGACTCAGTGTTTCTGCAGTTGTCTAACTTGCAACGAGCTGCATTATGCATACAATTATATAAGCCAGCTAAATATGAATTCACTCTCTGATTTTGTGACTCATGAGTAATGCTTATAGTTTCTGGCATTCACAGGCTGATAACTTGCGCCAACAAACATTACAACAGCTGCACCGTGTTTTGACAACGCGACAATCTGCTCGCGCCTTACTTTCTATAAACGATTACTTCGCGCGGCTTCGAGCCCTTAGCTCTCTATGGCTTGCAAGGCCACGCGAATAACAATTCAGAATTCCCCGGCCTCCTGATGGGAACCTTAAAAGTCTATGCCCAGGAGAGAAGTGAACCAACAGAATACAGTCCAGATAGTTGTGGCAATTGGTAGTATAGAAACTTGATGTTGGTTATGGTGGGAGCCTTGGACTGTATTAACAAATTGAAGCTGCAATTTACAGGTGCAGTAAAGCCTCTACTGTAGTTTAATACTAAAAAACACAATGTCCAGCGTTAAGTGATTGATTTATGTTAGTTAACCGAATAACGTTATATGTAATAGGCATAAGAACCGAGGATAAGTTTTGTTTACATTGACCACTTGTACAGATCAGATATGAATCAGTTAAATGCAGATATATGTCCTAAACTCCTAGGGTTCATCTACTAAAGAATTTGATCCCGCCCCAAAAAAGAATAAGttaatattaataaattattCTAGCTACAAAATTTTGATGCCAGAGCGAGAATATATCCTGGAGATCTGATTGTAGCTTAAGGTCCAGCAGTATGAGATTTTCTTACATTTGGAAGGTGTCCAAATGTAGACGTTTGGTATTCTGCAATTTCCAATGCCCAAACTGGGTGGTTCAGTGCAGTATAACCAAGTGTATTAGGCATTATGATGGCACTGGATAGCTTGAAAGTCTGGTGATTGGTGCTTGTCCTTTCATTAAGAGTTTGTTATTCACATGGGGTTCCTTTGACAGTTGAGAGCCTATTTGTGGGTGGTCCTCCAAGCATCCTGTAGTGTTCACCGATGAATAGATCAAACATGGTTGGTTTTTAGTGCCTGAATAGTGATAGAAAAGGATTACACCTGCTAGATCTTAAGCTTGTCTCATTTGTATGTTGAGTTGGTATTACGGACAAGTACAATTCTGTCATTATAGATATACATTATCTCATTTCTGGGTTGTCCTAGTGAATTTGATAGCATTGATTTTCTGAAATTAGGTGGAGTACATGTTATCCTAATTAGCACTAGTACACATCATAAATTAATATCAGTGTCCCCTAAAAGAATGATTGATCAGCGCTTATTATGAGCAAGTGAGAAAGAAATGGGTGGGGGAAGAATGGTGTTAGATAAGCAGTAGTAGTCTCTCTCAGTCTCTGGGTAGCATCAGCATGCATGTGCCAACAATGTATTCATTTGCTTTTACGCTTTCCATGCTAATTATCATCTATGTCATTCCCCACCATTCCATGTGCTTCTGGTCCAACCCCCCCTTCTTGCTTTTCAGGTTCCCCCTTCCCCCGTACTCTTCTTCTTCCCAACCCcctcttctcttcttcttcttcttcttctttagcAAATACGCTCGAATCTCCCACTCGATAACTATTATCCATAATATTGTTTCGTACCCAAATATTTGTCAGAAGTCGAAAAATTGGAATGTGAGTGTCTGCATAGTGGGAATGGTAGCAGCATTGGGTAATTCCGAACTGAATAAAGAGACCATAACGGTACAAAAGGGAGACTTGCCTTTTTAACGGTTAACTAATTGCAAACTTTACGTTTTTGTTGCAACCACTACATCGTATGTAGCCGTTGGATAAAAAATTGTGATTCATaagcttttcttcttttctttcctgTCACTTTATAACATTGTAATTCTACTAATCTATTTCCTATTTTTCTTTGAACTATGCTCTAACATTCACATATATTTAAAATAACAATATGAAAAACACACCTAACCTAGTGTAAAACACACGATGACGAcccaaaatcaaaaaaaaaaaactcTTGATTTTTCAAGATCAACGGTCATTTAAAATGGATCTTTTACTAAATTTAACACACTTAACCTAATGTAAAACACACAATGACTAgtgagaatttttttttttttttttaaaacttgaTTGTTCAAGATTAAAATGGATCTTTTACTAAATTTTAACTAATTAATCAATGTCACGTAAACCCCACTAAACCCTGTCCTAAACCATCATTACTATCAATGCAACATGTATACTATTTATACCTCTATTAAAACAAAGATTGAGTCCATTAACTTCTCTGTCGCCAAAGATCTTTTCTCTAGACAAATTCACACCTCTATCTATATATAGTTGTATGATATAGTTGCCAATAAAGAATTTCAcgtaataaaaaaatataaagaaGATCTTTGATGGCCTGCGATGATCATAAGAGCGCCTTGCTTGAGCCTAGCTTTGAGTCTTGTAAAGCAACCACTATATCTTGTTCATCCGCAGCTATGCACAAGTATGGAAAGAAACGACAGTCGAGTGTTAATCGACCTGCAGGAGGCTCAGAAGTTGATGACATTGTCAGCCTCCTACATGGCTCTGATCCTCTTAGGCTCGAGCTCACTCGCCTACAAAATCAACTCCGAGGTTAACATCTTTCTTCGCTTCTCACGTATATATGGCGCCTTTTGTTGTTTACATGAAACCGCACACGGAGGCGTTGGCCTTTACTTAAGGACTTTATGTATCCGCTAGACTGTGATGCTAAGAATGTGATGCTAAGGACTTAAGCAATATGTGCCCTTTATGTTGTATTTGTAGCTAACTATTGGTCTTCATCTTACATTTTTGCCAAGTCTAATTATGTCTTTAGTGGTTATTTTAAAGTATGTTTCTGGTCTCATTCAATCTGTACAGACTCCTATTTTTTGAATGTCTATGTTCTTGTGGAGAGTTATTCATTGACATTTCTCCCAAATTCATATCTGGCAGTATCAATAATTTTGGATGCTATTCAGTTGTGTAGTTTTAGAATTATTCAGTTATATAAAGCTAGTGTGAGATTGCTTAAATACCTTAATGGGCTGTCATGTGGAACCACAACATTAATGTTATACAATACATTTACAAGAAAAAAAGTTATTATGTCTAGATTAAGCACAATTTCTGACCAAAGATTAAATAGATCCGACTTTATTTTAGATTATGCAAGTCTTTAGGCTTGCTTGCTGTCTTGAGCATAAATACGTCGTACTAATTTCTGTTTATGTTCAGTGTTTTATATATTGCATGACCATTGCAGGAGGGTTGGGGGCACACTTGGATGTTAACTTGTGGAAACTGTAGTTTAGTTATTGTTTCATGGCAATTATATAAGCGGTGATTCAGTTCTGTAATGGCTGCCATAATCTTTTATGGTATATGGATGTTTCATTTTGTGTCCCAATTTTACTTTTGCAGATAAAGACAGGGAACTAGGAAATACACGTTCAGAAATCAAGGCACTGAAGTACTCAGATCGCCTCAAGGGGAAGGCAGTTGAGGAGGTGTGCCTAAATCCTCCCCTGTAGCAAAAGCTTTTGCATTTTACATGCGTATTGTATATGTGTTAGTAGTTGCTATTTCATGTGTGCTACAAGTATATAACGTGTCCTTATTCAAGTGATTAAGCTAATGTCAATGACCTACACTAGCTTTCTTTATGTGTTTCTGTGGAGGGTTTATTGTGGGGCGATAATGTCTTATATTACAGGGCAACAACATCTTACATTTAATGTCAAGATAAATTAAATACAAGATGTTTTCTGTCCATGCAATGAACGAGGCCATCTTTGAGGTGGCTTCATCTCTGCATCAATATACCAATGATTTATCAATGCATGAGGTGCGTGAACTGAAAAACATACACATATTTGAACGAAGGTCCAAATGGAAAATATTGCAGCAAGTGCATAAAGCTTCCACGTCAAGGAAGGTCTCAATGTAAACAGTCTTGCCATTATTTTTATAAAGAGGCTGTTACCAAAAAGGGTTTAAGCTTGTGACTAGCAGATAACAAAACTGCAAACCATAAAATTAAAATAAGGTTGCATGCCTATATGAACTATGTGATTAAAATAAGTCTTTTTGGTTTATGTTCCTAATCTCTCTCTGATTTTCTACTTCAGTTAACTGATGAGCTGCATAAAGTTGATGAAAAGCTAAAACTTGATGAAGCTCTTTTGGAAAGCAAGGTACATTGTGCTATTCTTAAACAATCAATGATTGGTTATTTTTACTATAGAGTTTGGGAGCATTCTGAATGATTCACTTACTCGTTATTACTCTGCAGCACTTGGAGATTAAGAAGATAACCGAAGAGAAAAAATCAGCTTTGGCTGCACAATTTGCAGCTGAAGCCACTCTACGAAGAGTTCATGCTGCACAGAAAGATGACCAAATGCCACCTATCGAGGCTATCATTGCTCCATTGGAGGCAGAGCTGAAGTTAGCTAGGCAAGAGGTAATATCTCTATTGATTCAAAAGACTTAAATTTACTTGATCCTGGTAAAAGTTTACAGCAACTTATATGCGCTTTGGTGGTATTTCGTACACACATGAAGAATGCAATGAGTATTGTACAAGAACTAGAAATCAAAATGATTTCATAGTGATTGAAATAAAGCTCTTCTTAAGTATTCATGAAATGTTTGTTTGCTTAGATAGCGAGCTTGCTGGATGACAATAGAGCTCTGGATCGGCTTACAAAATCTAAAGAAGCTGCTTTGCTGGAGGCTGAAAAATCTGTTCAAGTGGCTATGAAAAAGGCATCAATTGTTGACGATTTGCAGAACAAAAATCAGGAACTAATGAAACAAATTGAAATATGCCAGGTTTAATAATTTAGAACTTTTACTGTGGCAGATTTTTCATCACGTAGCAAGAACTTATGCATGCATGCTCTTATTTGGTAGCCCATTATGTGGTCTAAAACAATTTGTTGCGATCAACTTTAGGAAGAGAATAAAATCTTGGACAAAATGCACCAGCAAAAAGTTATCGAGGTCGAAAAGCTCACCCATACTGTTCATGAGCTTGAGGAGGACGTTTTAGCTGGAGGGGCTGCTGCAAATGTTGTGCGTGATTATCAACGAAAAGTGCAGGAGATGAATGTATGAACCTCTCTATTTTTTTTATAACCTTTCGACTACTTTGGAAGCAGAAGTTTCTTCGAGAGAGACTAACTTTAAATGGTATCAATAGGAGGAGAAGAGAACTTTGGAACGAGAATTGGCCCGTGCAAAGGTTAGCGCAAACAGggttgctgttgttgttgcaaATGAGTGGAAAGATGCGAGTGACAAAGTAATGCCTGTAAAACAATGGCTGGAGGAGAGAAGGATTCTCCAGGTATGATATTATCTCAGCCTAATAACCATTGTTTGAGTCCAAAGTTAAGTTTTTAGGTTATGGTGCAAGTTGAATTCATAAAAAATGTTCTGTTATAGAAACTGGCAGATTGTCCTATGATGACCAGTATATAGGCAATTGCATCATTGTGTGATAGCAATTCAAAACACGTACAATATATATCAACAATGAATACCAATTATAAATGTAAAGTCTGATCTCGTCAATTTGATCATAGTGAGTATACACTATGAGAGACATCAACCTCAAACACCATTCTTCTCAATTGTACGCAATGCAGATGACTTCATTATTAAGAGAACTCTTTTTGTGTTTAAAGAGACGTAATTTTTATAGCATTCCTAAGACCCCTCTCAACTTCTTCTTTCTCAGCTAATAACGAGTAAATTGTTTTTGTTGCTTATGTATGTGCATACAAAGCAGGGTTTTAAAAAACACTGGAAATGCTAATTTGTCTCttcttttcatatatatatatatatatttctgcAGGGAGAGATGCAGCAGCTTAAAGAAAAACTGGCAATAGCAGAGCGTACTGCCAAAGCAGAAGCAAATCTGAAAGTGAGGAATTGGTTAACTTATACGTTACCTGCAGTTCCTATTTCAGTTTGAAACTTAAATTGATAATTTTTGGATTGCATAGGAAAAGTACCAGTTACGTTTCAAAGTTTTGGAGGAAAGGCTTAGAGCGCCTTTGGTTGGGTTTGCTCACACAACCTCAGCAGCTAAAAGGATGACCAATGGTCCTTCACGACGCCAATCTATGGGTGGGACTGAAAATTTCTCCAGGTCACCATCAAATGGATTTTTGTTTAGGAGAACCAGTAGTCAAACTGGATCAGTGCGGGGAACTGGTTCAAACGCTTTGTTAAAGCCAACAAAAGCCTCCCCTGTATTTGAAGATGGTAGCAGATCTGAGGAGAGAAAGAAGCTGGTTTCAGATGCAACTGATAAAGGTAATGGACCTATTACAGATGACGAGTGCATTGAAAACAATGGTATACTTACTTGCATATTTGAGGAGAATGAGAATGGGAGGACAACAAACGAAAAGGTAAGGAAAGATGAAGATAGTGTTTCTGGAGTGCTATATGATATGTTACAAAAAGAAGTCATAAGCATGCGGAAAGCCTGTAATGAAAAAGATAAAAGGCTTAAGGATAAGGACAACGTAATCGAGGTATAATTTCTAGTCTGATTACTCCCTTCTCCTCCCCTGTGTCCCCTCTTAATCAGATTCATAATTGTCATTCAACATTTTAGATGTTGGCAAGGAAGGTTGAAACATTGAACAAAGCAATGGAAATAGAGTCGAAAAAGATGCGTAGAGATATGTCTGTGATGGAAAAAGAAGTTGCTGCAGTACGTGGCATGAATGGGCAAGATCATAGGACACGGCATGCCAGTGCTCCCAGGAGATCTGTTAACGGTGCTAGGTCAGTTGTTGTGCTAATCTTATTTTTTTAATCAACATGTTTCATTAATTTCTATTTATACACTGAATGCTGATATCCGCAAACATATTTTTGATTTTCGAATTACACTTCTATTATATGCACGACAAATGTAGATTAATGAAACAGAGCTGCTATAATCACAGTTATTTCTTTTACTCTTCAAGAAATTTAGATGTATGTATTAGATCAGAAGTACGGAATTAAcattaatttaaaattttcaggAGCGGAACTCATAGGCACTAAAATGGTGCGATGGGAGCATCATATATCACTGGGCATATCTGTAACCTTGGCAGTAGATAGGATAACTTATATCACATTATAGCTTTCTAATAACATCACCTGTCTACGTTAAGAAAAACATATACCAACCTCCTAATTGTAAAGAATTGGTTTGAACTCCCCTCCTCTTGTTCTGTATTCCATTGGATTAAGAATTATTCTGTTGTAAAATTTCTATATTCTAAAAGTAATTATGTATGGTGAACTATTTGAAGCATGAAagataaaacacacacacacaggGACCATTATGCAGGTCGGTTCATTTTTTTCTCCCTCTCTTTGCACAAGGCTTCATCATTTCTGTGTTATTATTCTTTCAAGTATGTCATCACAGGCACATCAAGTTTTAAGGTAAAAGGATTGAAAACTTTTTGCCTCGCTAGCAGAAAATCTGGCCTAAATGAACCCTTACTTGAGGTTGAAACTCACTAATTTTTTCAAAATGACTCATACTGGCTAGAGTAATATGGAAAGATCAATCCTTACCAAAGACTTGCAGACTACTCATGGGGGGAGAACTCCCTTGTTATTCGATCTTGAAAGTGGAGCACAAAGCGAAACTACCAAGTAAGAAGTAGTCTACAAGCCATTAGAGTCAAATGCAGTGGCATTCAGAACAGTTTACTGTTGGACTATGTTGAAGAGATCGCCGTCC
The sequence above is drawn from the Apium graveolens cultivar Ventura chromosome 2, ASM990537v1, whole genome shotgun sequence genome and encodes:
- the LOC141707833 gene encoding TGACG-sequence-specific DNA-binding protein TGA-2.1-like: MFGSQHENWEESNMADRSPMTDTSTDVDPDDQNRRFDRDQSGAIVLVADSHDGSKDKPLDQKTLRRLAQNREAARKSRLRKKAYVQQLESSRLKLTQLEQEVQQAHPQGGSTLTSGDQSHATGALAFDVEYARWMGEQNRQINELRAAVNSYASDNDLQTVVGNVTAHFDEVFKLKGTAAKADVFHILSGMWKTPAERCFMWIGGFRSSELLKLLMNQLEPLTEQQLEGIYNLQQTSQQAEDALSQGMEALQQSLSETLASGSSSTPGSSGNVANYMGQMAMAMGKLGTLESFLRQADNLRQQTLQQLHRVLTTRQSARALLSINDYFARLRALSSLWLARPRE
- the LOC141707831 gene encoding microtubule-associated protein 70-1-like; amino-acid sequence: MACDDHKSALLEPSFESCKATTISCSSAAMHKYGKKRQSSVNRPAGGSEVDDIVSLLHGSDPLRLELTRLQNQLRDKDRELGNTRSEIKALKYSDRLKGKAVEELTDELHKVDEKLKLDEALLESKHLEIKKITEEKKSALAAQFAAEATLRRVHAAQKDDQMPPIEAIIAPLEAELKLARQEIASLLDDNRALDRLTKSKEAALLEAEKSVQVAMKKASIVDDLQNKNQELMKQIEICQEENKILDKMHQQKVIEVEKLTHTVHELEEDVLAGGAAANVVRDYQRKVQEMNEEKRTLERELARAKVSANRVAVVVANEWKDASDKVMPVKQWLEERRILQGEMQQLKEKLAIAERTAKAEANLKEKYQLRFKVLEERLRAPLVGFAHTTSAAKRMTNGPSRRQSMGGTENFSRSPSNGFLFRRTSSQTGSVRGTGSNALLKPTKASPVFEDGSRSEERKKLVSDATDKGNGPITDDECIENNGILTCIFEENENGRTTNEKVRKDEDSVSGVLYDMLQKEVISMRKACNEKDKRLKDKDNVIEMLARKVETLNKAMEIESKKMRRDMSVMEKEVAAVRGMNGQDHRTRHASAPRRSVNGARSGTHRH